The following are encoded in a window of Merismopedia glauca CCAP 1448/3 genomic DNA:
- a CDS encoding DUF2854 domain-containing protein, whose translation MLRRISLANVGLVVGSVLTLVGFIAYANDNATLNLAGFFYGIPLLLGGLALKSAELKPIPFTQESSPEILALREQKATTTQKQVIGDVTRYRYGQDAHLDTSLKSLGLAPNKQEAAKLTGIRETKTDGAYTLVLEFDSPFIPFEVWEQKHDKLEKFFGPGVQVKLDRLPENKVEVAIAAV comes from the coding sequence ATGTTGCGTCGAATTTCTTTAGCAAACGTCGGATTAGTAGTTGGCTCCGTCTTGACTCTGGTTGGTTTCATTGCTTACGCTAATGATAATGCTACCCTCAACTTAGCTGGCTTTTTCTACGGTATTCCCTTACTTTTAGGCGGATTAGCGCTGAAAAGTGCAGAACTTAAACCCATACCGTTTACCCAAGAAAGTAGCCCTGAAATTTTGGCTTTGAGAGAGCAAAAAGCGACTACTACCCAAAAACAAGTTATCGGCGATGTGACTCGTTATCGTTACGGACAAGACGCACATTTAGATACTTCTTTAAAAAGTTTGGGTTTAGCCCCAAATAAGCAGGAAGCAGCCAAACTAACTGGAATTCGGGAAACTAAAACCGATGGCGCATATACTTTGGTACTAGAATTCGATTCTCCTTTCATCCCTTTTGAAGTTTGGGAGCAAAAACACGACAAGCTAGAAAAGTTTTTTGGTCCTGGTGTCCAGGTTAAGTTAGATCGGCTCCCAGAAAATAAGGTTGAAGTGGCGATCGCGGCTGTTTAA
- a CDS encoding glycoside hydrolase family 13 protein, with protein MSIQTPDWVKHAVFYQIFPDRFAMSQKQQQQRSALTRLEPWDAPPTYWGYKGGDLWGVIENLDYLQDLGINAVYFTPIFQSASNHRYHTHDYYQVDPILGGNEAFKALLDAVHERGMKLVLDGVFNHSSRGFFFFHDVLENGASSPWVDWFHIKGWPLSPYDDTLPANYGAWAGLRALPEFNHHNPHVREYLMQIAEYWIKQGIDGWRLDVPAEIRVPGFWQEFRDRVKAINPNAYIVGEIWLDARQWLDGTQFDGVMNYLFAAPTIAFTAGDRVDVSLVEGRSYYPYPAISASEYAQKMQQVLQLYPWEIQLTQLNLLDSHDTSRLVSIAQGDWDSLKLATLLLLTFPGAPSIYYGDEVGLAGGIDPDCRRGFPPEADWNLEILEWHRELIKLRHKYTALRIGDYRVLSAKGGVYVFSRNWENETLIIAINAGTEPEKANFEVEGFARNNSINLLFGEAKVKFENSENSLSLEIDLLPRSGAILSF; from the coding sequence ATGTCTATTCAAACACCAGATTGGGTAAAACACGCGGTTTTTTATCAAATATTTCCAGATCGCTTTGCTATGAGCCAGAAACAGCAGCAGCAAAGATCGGCTTTAACTCGTTTAGAACCTTGGGATGCGCCACCTACCTACTGGGGGTATAAAGGTGGAGATTTGTGGGGTGTCATCGAGAATTTGGATTATTTGCAAGATTTGGGAATAAATGCAGTTTACTTTACCCCAATTTTCCAATCAGCTAGCAACCACCGCTACCACACTCACGATTACTATCAAGTAGATCCGATTTTAGGTGGGAATGAAGCTTTTAAAGCTTTATTAGATGCCGTTCACGAACGGGGTATGAAATTGGTCTTAGATGGGGTATTTAACCATAGCAGTCGCGGTTTTTTCTTCTTTCATGATGTTTTAGAAAATGGTGCAAGTTCCCCTTGGGTAGATTGGTTCCACATCAAAGGTTGGCCCTTATCGCCCTATGATGATACATTGCCAGCTAATTACGGTGCTTGGGCTGGTTTGAGAGCCTTGCCCGAATTTAACCATCATAATCCCCACGTTCGGGAATATTTAATGCAAATCGCTGAATATTGGATTAAGCAGGGGATAGATGGATGGAGGTTAGACGTACCTGCGGAAATTAGAGTACCTGGATTTTGGCAAGAATTTCGCGATCGCGTTAAAGCCATAAATCCCAATGCCTATATTGTGGGAGAAATCTGGCTAGATGCCAGACAATGGCTCGATGGGACTCAATTTGACGGGGTGATGAATTATTTATTTGCAGCGCCAACTATTGCCTTTACCGCAGGCGATCGCGTAGATGTATCGTTAGTAGAAGGGCGATCTTACTATCCTTATCCTGCTATTTCTGCTTCAGAATATGCCCAAAAAATGCAACAAGTTTTGCAACTTTACCCTTGGGAAATTCAATTAACCCAACTCAATTTATTAGATAGTCATGATACATCCAGGTTAGTTAGTATCGCTCAAGGAGATTGGGATAGTCTCAAATTAGCGACTTTATTACTATTAACTTTTCCTGGTGCGCCTAGTATTTATTATGGGGATGAAGTCGGTTTAGCAGGTGGAATAGATCCAGATTGTCGGCGTGGTTTTCCACCTGAAGCCGATTGGAATTTAGAGATTTTAGAATGGCATCGAGAGTTAATTAAGCTGCGTCATAAATATACAGCTTTACGCATCGGAGATTATCGAGTTTTGTCTGCTAAAGGTGGGGTTTATGTATTTTCTCGAAACTGGGAAAATGAAACTTTAATAATTGCTATTAATGCTGGAACTGAACCAGAAAAAGCGAACTTTGAAGTTGAGGGTTTCGCAAGAAACAACTCAATTAATTTATTATTTGGTGAGGCAAAAGTAAAATTTGAAAATTCAGAAAATTCTCTTTCATTAGAAATAGATTTACTTCCTAGAAGCGGAGCGATACTATCCTTTTAG
- the cax gene encoding calcium/proton exchanger, protein MTIKKIFSLGLLVFLPISLAAHYLGFTPLIVFLTSAIAIIPLAIWLSTATEEIAVVTGPSIGGLLNAIFGNATELIIAIVILKEGLIDIVKASITGTILSNLLLVMGLSMFLGGLKYKEQEFQPVVARVNASSMTLAAIALLLPTAVIYTSKVVEPSANRNLSISVAIVLILVYIATLIFSLKTHGYLYDVSVVELEEEIKEAHGEPPNMKLWVGVLVASTIGIAVISEQLVGSLEEATAGLGLSPYFTGVILLPLIGGAAEYVTAITVALKNDMELSVSVAMGSSLIIALFVAPLLVLVGQAIGQPMDLDFDVFQVIAVAIAVGIANLISLDGRSNWLEGILLLATYLILALAFYFHPVGAIAG, encoded by the coding sequence ATGACAATTAAAAAAATCTTCTCTCTGGGTTTGCTAGTCTTTCTCCCCATTAGTTTAGCCGCTCATTATCTGGGATTTACCCCCCTGATAGTCTTTTTGACCTCGGCTATAGCGATTATACCCCTGGCGATTTGGCTGAGTACTGCAACTGAAGAAATCGCGGTGGTGACGGGACCTTCAATCGGGGGGTTGTTAAATGCTATCTTTGGCAATGCGACTGAGTTAATTATTGCCATAGTCATCCTCAAAGAAGGATTGATAGACATCGTTAAAGCAAGTATTACGGGGACAATTCTGAGTAACTTGTTATTAGTTATGGGATTGTCGATGTTTTTGGGGGGATTAAAGTATAAAGAGCAAGAATTTCAACCAGTTGTGGCGCGGGTGAATGCATCATCTATGACGTTAGCTGCGATCGCTCTTTTATTACCTACAGCAGTTATTTATACTTCTAAAGTGGTCGAACCTAGCGCCAATCGCAATCTTTCTATTTCCGTCGCGATAGTTCTCATATTGGTGTATATTGCCACTCTCATCTTCTCTTTGAAAACTCATGGCTACCTCTATGATGTCAGTGTTGTAGAACTAGAGGAAGAGATTAAAGAAGCCCACGGAGAGCCGCCTAATATGAAATTATGGGTGGGGGTACTTGTGGCTAGTACCATCGGTATAGCGGTCATTTCCGAGCAATTGGTGGGATCTTTAGAAGAAGCTACTGCGGGATTGGGTTTGAGTCCTTACTTCACTGGGGTGATTCTATTACCTTTAATTGGCGGTGCGGCAGAATATGTGACAGCTATTACAGTAGCATTGAAAAATGATATGGAATTGTCTGTTTCTGTGGCAATGGGTTCGAGTTTAATAATTGCTTTATTTGTCGCCCCATTATTAGTTTTGGTAGGACAGGCGATCGGTCAACCAATGGATTTGGACTTCGATGTTTTCCAAGTAATTGCTGTAGCGATCGCTGTCGGCATTGCTAACTTAATTAGTTTAGATGGACGTTCCAATTGGCTAGAAGGAATCTTATTATTAGCCACTTATTTAATATTAGCCTTGGCTTTCTATTTCCATCCTGTAGGAGCGATCGCTGGCTAG
- a CDS encoding WD40 repeat domain-containing protein, which translates to MFPRNQVRAIAPSKLSYRMAVTGLMTILTWGSIAIAPRLILAQPVPSPTSIPPNPAPSPLVIPNNPELWANTQIDMTLRGHKDWVNGVAISPNGQTLVSGSRDNSIKVWNLSTGELIRTIEGHREAVNAVVISPNGQTLVSGSRDSSIKVWNLNTGALIRTLTGHSGPVTSLAISQDGEILVSGSIDNTVRVWNLNTGQAVGTLTGHQDVVNSVAISSDRQTVASGSNDNTVKIWNLPQLKNTATLKDHDNWVSSVAISPDSQTLVSASYDKTVKIWNLSNLKRVRTLEGHYDLVYMVAISPDGQVLASGSQDGSIKIWRLQTGDLIRNLTGYSSWVRSLAISPDEQTIVGAGFDQTIKIWRTQPRNTEILTITYPETK; encoded by the coding sequence ATGTTCCCTAGAAATCAAGTTAGAGCGATCGCCCCTTCAAAACTCAGCTATAGAATGGCTGTAACCGGTTTAATGACTATTTTGACCTGGGGCAGCATTGCGATCGCTCCTCGTCTCATTTTGGCTCAACCCGTACCATCTCCCACGAGTATTCCCCCTAACCCAGCACCATCTCCCCTAGTTATTCCCAATAACCCAGAGTTATGGGCAAATACTCAAATAGATATGACTTTAAGGGGTCATAAAGATTGGGTAAATGGGGTGGCGATTAGTCCTAATGGACAAACTCTAGTTAGTGGAAGCCGAGATAATTCCATTAAAGTTTGGAATTTGAGTACAGGAGAACTGATTCGGACTATAGAAGGACATAGAGAGGCTGTAAATGCAGTTGTAATTAGTCCTAATGGACAAACCCTAGTCAGTGGTAGTCGAGATAGTTCCATTAAGGTGTGGAACCTCAATACAGGAGCATTAATTCGCACCCTTACCGGACACTCAGGACCAGTTACTTCTTTAGCCATTAGCCAAGATGGAGAGATTTTGGTGAGTGGAAGTATCGATAATACGGTTAGGGTTTGGAACCTCAATACTGGACAAGCAGTAGGAACTTTGACAGGACATCAAGATGTAGTTAATTCAGTGGCTATTTCCAGCGATCGCCAAACAGTAGCTAGTGGTAGTAATGATAACACCGTCAAAATCTGGAATCTCCCCCAACTCAAAAATACTGCTACTCTCAAAGACCACGATAACTGGGTATCTTCAGTCGCTATCAGTCCTGATAGTCAAACTTTGGTCAGCGCTAGTTATGACAAAACCGTTAAAATCTGGAATCTCTCTAACCTCAAACGAGTAAGAACCTTAGAGGGACATTATGACCTAGTATATATGGTGGCAATTAGCCCAGATGGACAAGTTTTAGCTAGTGGTAGCCAAGATGGCTCTATTAAAATTTGGCGCTTACAAACTGGAGATCTAATTCGTAACCTCACAGGTTACTCTAGTTGGGTTCGTTCTTTAGCCATCAGTCCTGACGAGCAAACTATTGTGGGTGCGGGTTTCGATCAAACGATTAAAATCTGGCGTACCCAACCTCGCAATACTGAGATTTTAACTATTACTTACCCTGAGACTAAATAA
- the cax gene encoding calcium/proton exchanger: MFNLNNVLSLLLLFIPVSIAGHFLEWSAPVIFITACLGIIPLAAWMGTATEEIAVVIGPSLGGLLNATFGNATELIIAIVALKAGLIDVVKASITGSIVSNLLLVMGFSMFLGGLRYKEQEFQPIVARVNASAMNLAVVAILLPTAVDYTSAGIDEPTVQKLSLAVALVLIVVYCLTLLFSMKTHTYLYDVGLAEMDPGELAEANLAPDNPKEKINIWFWVGVLLVATLFVAYESELLVGTLEEATSKLGLSALFTGVILVPIIGNAAEHATAVTVAMKNKMDLSVSVAVGSSLQIALFVAPVLVITGWILGQPMDLDFNPFELVAVTVAVFIANSISSDGRSNWLEGILLLAAYILVGFAFYFHPAIPAIG; this comes from the coding sequence ATGTTCAATCTCAATAACGTTTTATCGCTGCTGCTACTATTTATTCCCGTATCTATAGCAGGACACTTTTTAGAATGGAGCGCTCCTGTCATTTTTATTACCGCTTGCTTGGGGATCATACCCCTAGCAGCGTGGATGGGAACCGCTACCGAAGAAATTGCTGTCGTCATTGGCCCTTCATTAGGAGGATTACTGAATGCAACTTTTGGGAACGCTACTGAATTAATTATTGCGATCGTAGCTCTCAAGGCTGGATTAATCGATGTCGTTAAAGCGAGTATTACTGGCTCTATTGTCAGTAACTTGCTTTTAGTTATGGGATTTTCGATGTTTCTGGGCGGTTTGCGCTACAAAGAACAAGAATTTCAACCAATCGTAGCGCGAGTTAATGCTTCCGCTATGAATTTAGCAGTTGTCGCGATTTTGCTGCCGACTGCGGTAGATTATACTTCTGCGGGGATAGATGAACCTACAGTACAAAAACTGTCTTTAGCCGTCGCATTAGTTTTGATCGTAGTTTACTGCTTGACACTGCTATTTTCGATGAAAACCCACACCTATCTTTATGATGTAGGGTTAGCAGAAATGGACCCTGGCGAGTTAGCCGAAGCTAATCTAGCGCCAGACAATCCTAAAGAGAAGATCAATATTTGGTTTTGGGTGGGAGTTTTATTAGTGGCGACTCTTTTCGTAGCTTATGAGTCTGAATTGCTAGTTGGAACTTTAGAAGAGGCTACATCAAAGTTAGGATTGAGTGCTTTATTTACAGGTGTGATCCTTGTCCCGATTATTGGTAACGCGGCGGAACACGCGACGGCTGTGACTGTAGCGATGAAAAACAAGATGGATCTTTCTGTTTCTGTGGCGGTAGGCTCCAGTTTACAAATTGCTCTATTTGTCGCTCCAGTTCTTGTAATTACAGGTTGGATTTTAGGTCAACCGATGGATCTAGATTTCAATCCTTTTGAGTTGGTAGCTGTAACTGTTGCCGTTTTTATTGCCAATTCCATTAGTTCTGATGGTCGATCTAACTGGCTAGAAGGTATTCTGCTACTAGCAGCCTATATCCTGGTTGGTTTTGCTTTTTACTTCCATCCAGCGATTCCTGCGATAGGTTAA
- a CDS encoding acyltransferase family protein — protein MTSEKSEKSSELSQHITIEISQISEVEKEKVYFGSIDGLRAVGVLALLVYHAGFPGAELGVLGVDLFLTLSGFLITTLLVREYRKSQQINLLNFWGRRVLRVVPAYYLYIGLLTIFIGLKHLRITSPLGWSPDIFLPSLWLYFSNFVPRGGFWQYDWLTVHLWSLSLEVQFYLLWPFILSLIGIKKRTFWLPLSLLALMLAIRPILSDYAILCLPQGRGISIIIGCLLSLLFSKLPVKNTLSSWLIKSHTRISLAILCIILYFFLTGAEKIGLTNQVEVLRWFGPIFGLIFSIIIGSLWYGDNDLVSKTLSWSPLVYIGKISYGVYLYHMFAHLLTWDFLLSQIEHWPQFIKFGLRLLVYGVISIGLAAISYHFYEKSFLKLKKLILLIY, from the coding sequence ATGACATCTGAAAAATCTGAAAAATCATCAGAACTCTCTCAACATATAACAATAGAAATATCGCAAATATCCGAAGTAGAGAAAGAAAAAGTATACTTTGGTAGTATAGATGGATTAAGAGCAGTAGGTGTTTTAGCTCTCTTGGTGTATCATGCAGGTTTTCCTGGAGCAGAATTGGGAGTTTTAGGAGTAGATTTATTTTTAACCTTAAGTGGATTTTTAATTACTACTTTGCTAGTCAGAGAATATAGAAAAAGTCAGCAAATTAATCTTTTGAATTTTTGGGGTAGGCGAGTTTTGCGAGTTGTTCCAGCCTATTATCTTTATATAGGTTTACTAACCATATTTATTGGGTTGAAACATTTACGAATAACTTCTCCACTGGGCTGGTCGCCAGATATTTTTTTACCATCTCTTTGGCTATATTTTTCTAATTTTGTACCACGAGGTGGTTTTTGGCAATATGACTGGTTAACTGTTCATTTATGGTCTTTGTCTTTAGAAGTACAATTTTATCTATTGTGGCCATTTATTTTAAGTTTAATCGGTATAAAAAAAAGGACTTTTTGGCTACCATTAAGCTTATTAGCTCTCATGCTAGCAATTAGACCAATACTCAGCGATTATGCGATCTTATGTCTTCCTCAAGGGCGTGGAATTTCAATAATCATTGGTTGTTTGCTCTCTCTTTTATTCTCTAAATTACCAGTAAAAAATACTTTGTCATCTTGGCTGATTAAATCTCATACTAGAATCAGCTTAGCAATCTTATGTATAATTTTGTATTTTTTCCTAACTGGTGCTGAGAAAATAGGGTTGACGAATCAAGTAGAAGTTTTACGTTGGTTTGGACCTATATTTGGCTTAATATTTAGTATAATTATTGGCAGTTTGTGGTACGGCGATAACGATTTAGTTAGCAAAACTTTAAGCTGGTCTCCGCTTGTTTATATTGGCAAAATATCTTATGGTGTTTATTTATATCATATGTTTGCACATCTATTAACTTGGGATTTTTTATTATCTCAAATCGAACATTGGCCACAATTTATAAAATTTGGTCTCAGACTATTAGTGTATGGAGTAATTTCTATCGGACTTGCTGCTATCAGTTATCATTTCTATGAGAAGTCATTTTTGAAGTTGAAAAAATTAATACTTCTAATATATTAG